The DNA segment CCAGTTTCAATCCTGCTAATTCTAATGCTTTTGGAACTGCATATACTGGACCGATCCCCATATATTTAGGATCAACACCGGCCACATTAAAGGAAATAAAACGAGCGATTGGTTTGATGCCCAATTCTTTTACTTTGTCACCAGACATCATGATCACAAATGCACCTCCATCACTGACTTGAGAAGAAGTTCCCGCTGTTACACTGCCATCCGCTTTAAAAACAGTACGCAATTTCCCTAAGACTTCTTTAGTTGTATTCGGACGAATTCCTTCATCTTGATCAAACAGTTGAGTCGTAACTTCTACTTCGTCACCTGTCGTTTTTACACGATGGATCTCTACTGGAACGATTTCGTCTTTAAATCGTCCTTCTGTTTGAGCAATATGTGCTTTCTGGTGACTTTCTACACCAAATTGATCTTGCTCTTCCCTTGAAACATGGTATTTTTCAGCAACATTTTCTGCCGTCATCCCCATTGGAATACCGATTTTCGGCCCATTTTCTTGTAAGTACGGGCTATTTGTCGGCTCGCTTCCACCCATTTGAGTGGAACTCATAAATTCAATACCGCCAGCTACCAATACATCTGCTTGACCTGCTATAATAGCATTCGCCGCAGTAGCTATGGTTTGAAGCCCTGAAGAACAGAAACGGTTCACTGTTTGTCCGCCTACTGTTGTCGAAAGCCCACTTCTAAGAGCTATAGTACGCGCAATATTATTTCCTTGAAGACCTTCCGGGGTTGAACACCCTACAATAACATCTTCAATCATAGCAGGATCAAAGTCGCCTTCTATTCTGTCTATAACTCCTTTTAAAACTTGTGCAGCAATGTCTTCAGGTCTATCGTAAAAATAAGCCCCATCTTTTTTTCCCTTTGCTACAGCTGACCTTCCATATGCTACGATATAAGCTTCTTGCATTACATCCCAATCCTTTCTGCTCACTGCGGAAAAGTTACAGTTCTTTTTTCTCCGCAGTGTAATATTAATTTCTCAATGGTTTCTTTTTCTCTAACATATACACGATGCGTTCATATGTTTTCTCATTCTTGCTCAATATAACAAAATTATCTTCAGAAAGTTTTTGAAGCCATTTTTGATTGACTTTAGTGCCTAGAGGAACATTTCCACCAGCTAGCACATCAGCTATAGCTGCAGTAACGACTCCATCATATTTAGAGGCAAAATGTCCATCAACTAAAGAATCGATTTGTGCTGCTGCGACAGCTTTAAAGTTGCTTCCAAGTACTTCGTATTCGACTAAGCTATTTGGAATATAATTGTAAGCAGCTTTTAATCTTAAGGTTTGCAACGCTGCTTCAAACACAAGCTCTTCATTTTGGACAATCATATCGGTTTCTTTCAAGAATCCAATTTCTTGGGCTTCATAAGCACTCATGGTTACGTGCCCCATTGAAACTTTTGTCAAGATATCTCCCAACTGACGTAATTTATCCGCTCTGGATACATTTTGACGGTAAACACGGTCAGCAAGTTCAGCTAGACCGCCGCCTCCTGGAATCAAACCAACACCTGCTTCTACTAATCCAATATAAGTTTCAGCAGCAGCCACTACGTATGGTGAAGCCATTAGCAA comes from the Carnobacterium sp. 17-4 genome and includes:
- a CDS encoding thiolase family protein; the protein is MQEAYIVAYGRSAVAKGKKDGAYFYDRPEDIAAQVLKGVIDRIEGDFDPAMIEDVIVGCSTPEGLQGNNIARTIALRSGLSTTVGGQTVNRFCSSGLQTIATAANAIIAGQADVLVAGGIEFMSSTQMGGSEPTNSPYLQENGPKIGIPMGMTAENVAEKYHVSREEQDQFGVESHQKAHIAQTEGRFKDEIVPVEIHRVKTTGDEVEVTTQLFDQDEGIRPNTTKEVLGKLRTVFKADGSVTAGTSSQVSDGGAFVIMMSGDKVKELGIKPIARFISFNVAGVDPKYMGIGPVYAVPKALELAGLKLEDIDLIEFNEAFAAQAIASMNELGMNRDIVNVNGGGIALGHPLGATGAILTAKLLGEMAKRPETKYGMVTMCIGMGMGAAGIFEYLR